The following proteins come from a genomic window of Candidatus Dormiibacterota bacterium:
- a CDS encoding MarR family transcriptional regulator: MCPLSVRADLSVEPPETAEAARERPWSMLSNHGLVFVVIARDPHARVRDIADRVGITERAAHRIVADLCTEGFVSRTRVGRRTVYEIHPEQRFRHPALSSQVIGPLLEMARAADTSQDAQLTRQ, from the coding sequence ATGTGTCCACTTTCTGTGCGCGCCGACCTGTCGGTCGAGCCGCCCGAGACCGCTGAGGCCGCCCGCGAGCGTCCCTGGTCGATGCTCAGCAACCACGGGCTCGTCTTCGTCGTCATCGCCCGTGACCCGCATGCCCGGGTGCGCGACATCGCCGACCGGGTCGGCATCACCGAGCGCGCCGCGCATCGCATCGTCGCCGACCTGTGCACCGAGGGCTTCGTCAGCAGGACGCGGGTGGGCCGGCGCACCGTCTACGAGATCCACCCCGAGCAGCGCTTCCGCCATCCGGCGCTGAGCTCCCAGGTGATCGGCCCCCTGCTGGAGATGGCACGGGCCGCAGACACGAGCCAGGACGCTCAGCTTACGAGACAGTAA